One segment of Anatilimnocola aggregata DNA contains the following:
- the larC gene encoding nickel pincer cofactor biosynthesis protein LarC yields MKIAYFDCASGISGDMTLGALVDCGVDLAAIQAGVDSLGFTQIQFSAAEVKRKGFRGQKVSIDHPKEQAHRHLHHIVEKIDASPVLTQTQKDLARRIFTCIGEAEARVHGSTLRKVHFHEVGAVDSIADVVGSAIGLSLLGVDRIVCSPVPTGTGFIEIEHGRVSVPAPAVAEILKGIPLAASHVPFELTTPTGAAIIATVADEFGPLPAMKIRQIGLGAGDRDLKEQPNLLRLIVGEVDEHLLSDQVWVLETNLDDISGEVIGHCTTKLFEAGALDVYTTAIQMKKNRPGVLVTVLCQPEMIAKMEKILFKETGTLGIRRWPASRHKLERRPHSIQTEWGNVQGKLAVLSDGTTSFSPEFESCRVIAMEKNVPLKDVYELALRAYQHSTNS; encoded by the coding sequence ATGAAAATTGCCTACTTCGATTGTGCCAGCGGTATTAGTGGCGATATGACCCTGGGAGCGCTCGTCGATTGCGGTGTCGATCTCGCTGCCATTCAGGCCGGCGTTGATTCGCTCGGTTTTACGCAGATTCAGTTTTCGGCGGCAGAAGTGAAGCGCAAGGGCTTTCGCGGGCAGAAGGTCAGCATCGATCATCCGAAAGAGCAGGCTCACCGGCATCTGCACCACATCGTCGAGAAGATCGATGCGAGTCCGGTGCTCACCCAAACGCAAAAAGACCTGGCCCGCCGGATCTTCACTTGCATTGGCGAAGCCGAGGCACGAGTTCACGGCAGCACTCTGCGAAAAGTACATTTTCACGAAGTGGGGGCGGTGGATTCGATTGCCGATGTTGTGGGGAGTGCGATCGGCCTGTCACTGCTGGGCGTCGATCGCATTGTCTGCTCTCCGGTGCCAACCGGTACGGGATTCATCGAGATTGAACATGGTCGAGTCAGCGTGCCGGCCCCGGCGGTGGCGGAAATTCTGAAGGGGATTCCGCTCGCTGCTTCGCACGTGCCGTTCGAACTAACAACGCCCACCGGTGCGGCAATTATCGCCACCGTGGCTGATGAATTTGGCCCACTGCCAGCAATGAAGATTCGCCAGATTGGCTTGGGGGCCGGCGATCGCGATTTAAAAGAGCAACCCAACCTGCTGCGACTCATCGTGGGGGAAGTCGACGAACATCTGCTCAGCGACCAAGTCTGGGTACTCGAAACGAATCTTGACGACATCAGCGGCGAGGTGATCGGGCATTGCACCACGAAGCTCTTCGAGGCCGGAGCGCTCGATGTTTACACCACCGCAATTCAAATGAAAAAGAATCGCCCCGGTGTACTCGTCACAGTTCTCTGCCAGCCTGAAATGATTGCCAAGATGGAAAAAATCCTCTTTAAAGAAACGGGCACACTTGGCATTCGTCGCTGGCCGGCCAGTCGCCACAAGCTGGAACGCCGCCCTCATTCGATTCAAACCGAGTGGGGAAACGTGCAAGGCAAATTAGCGGTTCTCAGCGATGGCACGACCAGTTTCTCGCCCGAATTCGAGAGTTGCCGCGTAATTGCAATGGAGAAGAATGTGCCACTCAAAGATGTTTACGAATTGGCCCTGCGTGCCTATCAGCATTCTACGAATTCTTAG